The bacterium genome includes a window with the following:
- a CDS encoding PsbP-related protein, with translation MKLTIIAKALLLVGIILAIIFYAVYESGKKIPPVATPSSTPIITPNIDTLNLKSYKNEDYGYEIKYPSHWDINSTDISLIQWSDIKYKDFLDSPFINPLSIKTIKSNNKNIYDWVTGKAENDRNDIPYQKIEDITIAGTETFLLHDPVTMGTDIEVVFVFKNDNVYRISAPVGKNDEQFKQILSTFKFLNKQ, from the coding sequence ATGAAATTAACTATTATTGCAAAAGCTTTACTATTGGTGGGAATAATTTTAGCCATAATATTTTATGCTGTATATGAAAGTGGAAAAAAAATACCACCAGTAGCTACTCCTAGCTCTACGCCTATTATTACTCCTAATATTGATACATTAAATTTGAAGAGTTACAAGAACGAAGACTATGGATATGAAATTAAATATCCTAGTCACTGGGATATAAATTCAACAGATATATCTTTGATACAATGGTCAGACATAAAATATAAAGATTTCCTCGATTCTCCTTTTATCAACCCTCTTAGTATAAAAACGATAAAAAGCAATAATAAAAATATTTATGATTGGGTTACGGGAAAAGCAGAAAACGATCGAAATGATATTCCGTATCAAAAAATAGAGGATATAACCATTGCCGGAACTGAAACTTTTTTGTTACACGACCCAGTAACTATGGGTACAGATATTGAGGTAGTTTTTGTCTTTAAAAATGATAATGTATATCGAATTTCGGCACCCGTTGGTAAAAACGATGAACAATTTAAACAAATTCTTTCCACATTCAAGTTTTTAAACAAACAATAA
- a CDS encoding NosD domain-containing protein, whose amino-acid sequence MAADNTFQYPLDVPWNPSRNFSEWINNWDGNGSNGYHLGVDIPADPLIKVKAASDGIVIFAGPMIGYGNVVIIKHPNSDVTTLYGHLGKSLNVSNKDSINKGQIIGYIGNSSENGGWLFTHLHFGIRKGLDKTTALICGNWPYVGYSQPCKKFTHEQQVDMWYNPSEFIKEHLQPPIPPKQKLTVLSPNGGENWPVGSEQKIQWKFTGKQTTSVKIELQKSSSSLFTELIAIFVPTDYNGDGSYLWTIPATHETGTDYKIIVTSIENSKRTDTSDGYFTISAPAPPPTPTEPVHNVNKNTDYTSVQGAINDANIGDEIDVYSGTYYENVNVNKQLILEGIGNPIVDAHSNGSAITLSANGIRLEGFTAINASSSGAGIWIASNNNTLIENNAGPNNHFGIYMAYSNNNTLNGNNVNSNNYHGILMEGGNNNNTLIGNNISSNNIDGIFLYSSGNNTLTGNNVSDNHRNGIYIWYSSNNNTVNGNSASNNSYGIVLEASIYNKVYQNNLVSNSYNGYDSSIDNQWDNGTVGNYYSDYTGIDLNGDGIGDTPYPIPGGSSRDRYPLMNKWQN is encoded by the coding sequence ATGGCAGCAGATAACACTTTCCAATACCCGCTTGATGTACCATGGAATCCATCCCGTAATTTTAGTGAATGGATAAATAACTGGGATGGAAATGGATCCAATGGTTACCATTTGGGTGTAGATATACCCGCAGATCCACTTATAAAAGTTAAAGCCGCTTCTGACGGTATTGTCATATTTGCCGGTCCAATGATAGGATACGGAAATGTAGTTATAATCAAACACCCAAATAGTGATGTAACTACTCTTTATGGCCATTTGGGCAAAAGTCTCAATGTAAGCAATAAAGATTCTATAAACAAAGGACAAATAATTGGATACATCGGAAACAGTTCAGAAAATGGTGGATGGTTGTTTACGCACTTACATTTTGGTATACGTAAAGGGCTAGACAAAACAACAGCTTTGATTTGCGGTAATTGGCCATATGTCGGGTACTCGCAACCATGTAAAAAATTTACTCATGAACAACAGGTTGACATGTGGTATAACCCATCAGAGTTTATTAAAGAACATCTTCAACCCCCAATCCCGCCAAAACAAAAACTCACAGTTCTCTCTCCCAATGGCGGAGAAAACTGGCCGGTTGGAAGCGAGCAAAAGATCCAGTGGAAGTTTACGGGAAAACAAACAACATCAGTAAAAATTGAACTTCAAAAAAGTTCTTCTTCCTTGTTCACTGAACTCATTGCTATATTTGTTCCAACAGACTATAACGGCGATGGTTCGTATCTTTGGACTATTCCTGCCACTCATGAGACAGGAACTGACTACAAGATAATTGTTACGAGCATAGAAAACTCAAAACGTACTGACACGAGCGATGGATATTTCACCATCAGCGCGCCAGCACCGCCTCCAACCCCCACCGAACCTGTGCATAATGTCAATAAAAATACTGACTACACATCTGTTCAGGGAGCCATAAACGATGCGAATATCGGAGATGAGATCGATGTTTACAGCGGCACGTATTATGAGAACGTGAATGTAAATAAGCAGTTAATACTGGAAGGAATTGGAAATCCTATCGTAGATGCCCATAGCAATGGAAGCGCGATCACGCTTTCCGCGAACGGAATTAGGCTGGAAGGATTTACTGCAATCAATGCCAGCTCTTCAGGAGCAGGAATCTGGATTGCTTCCAACAACAACACGCTGATTGAAAATAATGCCGGCCCGAATAATCACTTCGGTATCTATATGGCCTATTCCAACAATAATACATTGAACGGGAACAATGTAAACTCGAATAATTATCACGGCATTCTGATGGAAGGCGGAAACAATAACAACACATTGATCGGTAATAATATCAGTTCAAACAATATTGATGGCATCTTCCTGTATTCTTCCGGCAACAACACTTTGACTGGCAACAATGTATCGGATAACCACCGTAACGGCATTTATATATGGTATTCCAGCAACAATAACACAGTGAACGGCAACAGCGCCTCGAATAATAGTTATGGGATCGTTTTGGAAGCTTCTATCTACAACAAAGTTTACCAAAATAATCTTGTTAGCAATAGCTATAATGGTTATGATTCAAGCATCGACAATCAATGGGACAATGGCACAGTAGGCAACTATTACAGCGATTATACAGGCATAGACCTGAACGGCGACGGTATAGGTGATACTCCATATCCAATACCCGGAGGCAGCAGCAGAGACAGATACCCGCTGATGAATAAATGGCAAAACTAG
- a CDS encoding polyprenyl synthetase family protein — MIIEQELKNFKTVFDKEMEKFLDLKIVQAKKISPEASGAVQNLKNYVLGSGKRIRPALMYYAYLALGGKNKKEALRLAMASEFIHAFLIIHDDVIDRDDFRRGMPSIHCIYKKIALKDHYSVSAPHYGNSQAISIGDMCFSFVGEIISQSKFNRGIKDKLLKKISDIVFNTTIGQFHDVFAAAVKNGIDEKHVLTILEYKTARYTVEGPLHLGAIMAGASGRVLKSLSDFSIPLGIAFQIQDDILGVFGSSQETGKPVGADIREGKKTLLIVRALEQASANQKKDLHLALGNDKAGREQIERARKIIIDIGSLEYSKRSAEKLVNASRLVLTRSNLNKESKEFFSAVAEFMIKRDH; from the coding sequence ATGATCATTGAGCAAGAATTAAAAAATTTTAAAACTGTTTTTGATAAAGAAATGGAAAAATTTTTGGACTTGAAAATTGTTCAAGCCAAAAAAATATCGCCGGAGGCTTCTGGTGCGGTTCAAAATCTTAAAAATTATGTTTTAGGTTCCGGCAAAAGGATCAGGCCGGCGTTAATGTATTACGCATATTTAGCTTTGGGCGGGAAAAACAAAAAAGAAGCCTTGAGGCTGGCTATGGCATCGGAATTTATCCATGCTTTTTTAATTATCCATGACGATGTTATAGATAGGGATGATTTCAGAAGAGGAATGCCGTCGATCCATTGTATTTATAAAAAAATAGCTCTAAAAGATCATTATTCCGTCAGCGCGCCGCATTATGGGAATTCGCAGGCGATCTCTATCGGCGATATGTGTTTTAGCTTTGTCGGCGAGATTATTTCTCAAAGCAAATTTAATCGCGGCATTAAAGATAAGTTATTAAAAAAAATAAGCGATATTGTATTCAATACGACGATAGGGCAATTCCACGATGTATTCGCGGCGGCGGTGAAAAATGGAATTGACGAGAAGCACGTGTTGACGATTTTGGAATATAAAACAGCCCGCTATACCGTAGAAGGCCCGCTTCATTTGGGAGCGATAATGGCTGGCGCCAGCGGCAGAGTCTTAAAAAGTTTAAGCGATTTTTCAATTCCTCTGGGAATCGCTTTCCAGATCCAAGATGATATTCTTGGTGTTTTCGGATCAAGCCAAGAGACGGGAAAACCGGTTGGCGCCGATATTCGGGAAGGCAAAAAAACATTATTGATCGTCAGAGCGCTGGAGCAGGCAAGCGCGAACCAGAAAAAAGATCTGCATCTTGCCTTGGGAAACGATAAGGCTGGCAGAGAACAGATTGAGAGAGCAAGAAAAATTATTATTGATATCGGGTCTCTCGAATATTCAAAAAGATCCGCGGAAAAATTAGTCAATGCTTCGCGTCTCGTGCTCACGCGCAGCAATTTGAACAAAGAAAGCAAAGAATTTTTTTCCGCCGTAGCGGAGTTTATGATCAAGAGAGATCATTGA
- the mraZ gene encoding division/cell wall cluster transcriptional repressor MraZ has translation MFIGQYSHLIDPKKRLAVPSKFRKQLGSTVVVTRGIDNCLFVYTLKDWKELAEKLSHLPISKSNTRAFGRLMLAGAMDVEIDSQGRILVPDYLKEYAKLKDKVVIAGLYNRLEIWDEEIWNNYKNKTEKESSSIAEQLGELGV, from the coding sequence ATGTTTATCGGCCAATACTCGCATCTCATTGATCCGAAAAAAAGATTGGCAGTGCCGTCGAAATTTCGGAAGCAGCTAGGCTCTACCGTGGTTGTCACGAGAGGAATTGACAATTGTCTTTTTGTTTATACCCTGAAGGACTGGAAAGAGCTGGCGGAAAAATTAAGCCATTTGCCGATCTCGAAATCAAACACTCGCGCTTTTGGCCGTTTGATGCTAGCCGGAGCGATGGACGTGGAAATTGATTCACAGGGGCGAATTCTTGTGCCGGATTATTTAAAAGAATATGCCAAGCTCAAGGATAAGGTTGTTATCGCCGGCTTGTATAACCGGCTCGAGATCTGGGACGAAGAAATTTGGAATAATTATAAAAACAAAACTGAAAAAGAAAGCTCCAGCATCGCCGAACAGCTGGGAGAGTTGGGAGTTTAG
- the rsmH gene encoding 16S rRNA (cytosine(1402)-N(4))-methyltransferase RsmH has translation MAHVPVLLKEVLQYLDPKPNENFLDATLGDGGHAKEILKLTAPDGKLLGIDKDINSIKIAEENLAEFKDRVMIVHGNFLDIKKIVADNPEAGKLSGILADLGLSSRQFEESGRGFSFQRDEPLIMSMSWPLKEGRKIALQIINEASARELEEIFKEYGEERLARPIAERIVRVREDKRIERTLELADIAISAYKKFFGDKTWHVHPATKIFMALRIAVNEELADLEKFLPDALSVLPEKGRLAVISFHSLEDRIAKNFFRRESHGCVCTKDQMECVCGHERSLKIITKRPVGASADEMEKNPRSRSAKLRVAEKLSISNDY, from the coding sequence ATGGCTCATGTACCGGTTCTATTAAAGGAGGTGCTTCAGTATTTGGATCCTAAACCGAATGAAAATTTTCTTGACGCAACGCTGGGAGACGGAGGGCACGCGAAAGAAATTTTGAAACTAACCGCGCCGGATGGAAAATTACTGGGAATCGATAAGGATATAAATTCGATAAAGATCGCCGAAGAAAATCTCGCGGAGTTTAAAGACAGGGTTATGATCGTTCACGGAAATTTTCTGGATATAAAAAAAATTGTTGCGGATAATCCCGAAGCGGGAAAGTTGAGCGGCATATTGGCGGATCTGGGATTGAGTTCCAGGCAGTTCGAGGAAAGCGGCAGGGGATTTTCTTTCCAGCGCGATGAGCCTCTGATCATGAGTATGTCTTGGCCCCTCAAGGAAGGGCGGAAGATAGCGCTTCAGATAATCAATGAAGCGAGCGCCAGGGAGCTCGAGGAGATCTTTAAAGAATACGGCGAAGAGCGCCTTGCGCGCCCGATCGCCGAAAGAATAGTCCGGGTGCGGGAAGATAAAAGGATCGAGCGGACTCTGGAACTGGCCGATATCGCCATCAGCGCTTATAAGAAGTTTTTTGGAGACAAGACATGGCATGTTCATCCCGCGACAAAGATTTTTATGGCCTTGAGGATCGCGGTCAATGAAGAGCTGGCGGATCTCGAAAAATTCTTGCCTGACGCTTTGAGCGTATTGCCGGAAAAAGGGAGGCTCGCGGTTATAAGTTTTCATTCTCTTGAAGACAGGATAGCAAAAAATTTTTTCCGGCGGGAGTCTCATGGCTGTGTTTGCACTAAAGATCAGATGGAATGCGTTTGCGGCCACGAGCGAAGTCTGAAAATAATCACCAAGCGGCCGGTTGGCGCAAGCGCGGATGAAATGGAAAAAAATCCCAGGAGCCGAAGCGCTAAATTGCGAGTAGCGGAAAAATTAAGCATATCAAACGATTATTAA
- a CDS encoding penicillin-binding protein 2, translating to MAENTNKRINFALLLIFLFSGVVLYRMFNWQILRHSFYIALAEGQHNFLGQLFPDRGEIFIKDKSSLRLVGDRTESYFPVAVNNRGYVVYAVPRDIKDISGTIKVLEGFLGIPAQELAKRLNKPNDSYEILAHKVPEEMVKKIEEAKLKGIKSEEEAWRYWPENNFMSHVLGFVGYSGSKRVGQYGLEGYYNSNLEGQSGLIESEQDVGGKWITFGMKQYVPARNGVDLILTIDRSIQYKVEQVLNKKAEEIKAVSASAIVMDPATGKILAMASWPNFDLNNYSAVKNYDTFLNTNIQSRYEPGSVIKSFTMAAALNEGKITPDTVYEDKGKMIIDGWPVSNAENKIYGRQTMTQVLENSINTGAIFASSRIDKNKFLDYFKNFGFDVPTGIELQGEIAGDLSNLDAKKDVAFANASFGQGIAMTPLELITAFSSLVNGGKLMKPYIVEKILEGNKVVEEHYPETVRQIISEGTSAKIMSMLVSVVESGHSKGAKINGYWIGGKTGTAQISFKNKKGYSDKTVHTFVGFGSAPDPKFIILVKFDEPEIAEYANASATPVFSEIAKFLVNYLEIPPNRK from the coding sequence ATGGCTGAAAATACTAACAAGCGGATCAATTTTGCATTGCTGTTAATTTTTTTATTTTCCGGCGTGGTTCTTTACAGGATGTTCAATTGGCAGATACTCCGGCATTCGTTTTATATCGCTTTGGCCGAAGGCCAGCATAATTTTTTGGGCCAGCTTTTTCCGGACAGGGGAGAGATTTTTATTAAAGACAAATCAAGCTTAAGGCTTGTCGGGGATCGGACAGAATCATATTTTCCGGTGGCGGTAAATAATCGAGGCTATGTCGTTTATGCGGTTCCACGGGATATAAAAGATATTTCAGGCACAATAAAGGTTCTTGAAGGTTTTCTCGGCATTCCCGCCCAAGAGCTGGCGAAACGGCTTAATAAGCCGAATGATTCTTATGAAATACTTGCCCACAAGGTTCCGGAGGAAATGGTAAAGAAAATCGAAGAAGCGAAGCTTAAAGGCATAAAAAGCGAGGAAGAGGCGTGGCGGTATTGGCCGGAGAATAATTTTATGAGCCATGTTTTGGGGTTTGTGGGCTATTCCGGATCTAAAAGAGTGGGGCAATACGGGCTGGAAGGATATTACAATAGCAATCTTGAAGGCCAAAGCGGCTTAATCGAATCAGAGCAGGATGTTGGAGGCAAGTGGATTACTTTTGGAATGAAACAATATGTTCCGGCGCGAAATGGAGTGGATCTGATACTGACCATTGATAGATCGATACAATATAAAGTTGAGCAGGTTCTTAACAAGAAAGCGGAAGAGATCAAAGCCGTATCCGCTTCGGCGATAGTAATGGATCCGGCGACCGGAAAGATCCTGGCGATGGCCAGTTGGCCGAATTTCGATTTGAATAATTATTCGGCTGTAAAAAATTACGATACATTTTTAAATACGAATATCCAATCGAGGTACGAGCCGGGTTCGGTGATAAAATCTTTTACGATGGCCGCGGCGTTGAATGAAGGCAAGATCACGCCGGATACCGTATATGAAGATAAGGGAAAAATGATCATTGATGGCTGGCCGGTAAGCAACGCGGAAAATAAAATATATGGCCGCCAGACGATGACTCAGGTTTTGGAAAATTCTATCAACACGGGAGCGATCTTTGCTTCATCGAGGATCGATAAAAATAAATTTTTGGATTATTTTAAAAATTTCGGCTTTGATGTTCCGACCGGAATAGAATTGCAGGGAGAGATCGCGGGGGATTTGAGCAATTTGGACGCAAAAAAAGACGTGGCTTTCGCCAATGCTTCATTTGGACAGGGAATTGCCATGACCCCTCTGGAACTGATCACCGCTTTTTCGAGCCTCGTCAACGGAGGAAAATTGATGAAGCCGTATATTGTTGAAAAAATATTAGAGGGAAATAAAGTCGTTGAAGAGCATTATCCGGAAACGGTTCGCCAGATAATTTCCGAAGGAACTTCCGCCAAGATCATGTCAATGCTTGTGAGCGTGGTAGAGAGCGGACACTCAAAAGGAGCGAAAATAAATGGCTATTGGATCGGAGGCAAAACCGGTACGGCTCAGATCTCTTTTAAAAACAAGAAAGGGTATTCGGATAAGACAGTCCATACTTTTGTGGGTTTTGGTTCCGCTCCCGACCCGAAATTCATTATTTTGGTAAAGTTTGACGAACCGGAGATCGCGGAATACGCCAATGCGTCGGCAACGCCGGTTTTTAGCGAGATCGCAAAATTCTTGGTAAATTATTTGGAGATTCCTCCGAACAGAAAGTGA
- a CDS encoding peptidoglycan bridge formation glycyltransferase FemA/FemB family protein yields MLFRPATKEEENHWNELIVANPDGGHFLQSSQWGEFKAEWGWQPLRFILEENDGKKLAIQILKRKTPFGWIWYAPKGPNLSSFSCDQWHYLLKSLAEIAEKNNVLLIKIEPEIVETEKEIKKYASLGLIKSQLDLQFKATTFVDLRKTEEEILAGFKQKTRYNIRLAQKHGVAVKEDNSQEGIKIMYELYEETSSRANFFIRPKEYILSYWKKCIEANSGKIFIASLNGEPLAALFAYHLGKKIWYKDGGSSRNSQKTMSPYALQWTAMRWAKQNGFETYDMVAVPPLKERNEKSPWWGLYRFKSGFNPDITEFVGCLDLPIKKQTYSVWQKLEPWYLKLHKKIAKNAFY; encoded by the coding sequence ATGCTTTTTCGCCCAGCCACAAAAGAAGAAGAGAATCATTGGAACGAACTTATTGTCGCCAATCCCGATGGCGGCCATTTTTTACAATCTTCCCAGTGGGGAGAGTTCAAGGCGGAATGGGGATGGCAGCCTTTGCGCTTTATCTTGGAAGAAAACGATGGTAAAAAATTAGCCATTCAAATTTTGAAAAGAAAAACTCCCTTTGGATGGATCTGGTACGCGCCCAAAGGCCCGAACTTATCCAGCTTTTCATGCGATCAATGGCATTATCTTTTGAAATCTCTGGCGGAAATTGCCGAAAAAAACAACGTTCTCCTTATAAAAATCGAACCGGAGATCGTTGAAACCGAGAAAGAAATAAAAAAATACGCGTCGCTGGGATTGATAAAATCACAACTTGACCTCCAGTTCAAGGCCACAACTTTCGTGGACTTGCGAAAAACCGAGGAAGAAATTTTGGCCGGATTCAAACAAAAAACCCGCTACAATATCCGCCTCGCCCAAAAACACGGCGTCGCTGTCAAAGAAGACAACTCCCAGGAAGGGATAAAAATTATGTACGAACTGTACGAAGAAACAAGCAGCCGCGCGAATTTTTTTATCCGGCCCAAAGAATATATTTTAAGTTATTGGAAAAAATGCATCGAGGCTAACTCGGGAAAAATTTTTATCGCCTCGCTCAATGGCGAACCTTTGGCGGCTTTATTTGCTTACCATCTCGGCAAAAAAATCTGGTACAAAGACGGCGGTTCTTCCAGAAATTCCCAAAAAACCATGTCGCCTTACGCTCTTCAATGGACCGCGATGCGATGGGCAAAACAAAACGGCTTTGAAACCTATGATATGGTTGCCGTGCCTCCCTTGAAAGAGCGCAACGAAAAAAGTCCTTGGTGGGGACTCTATCGATTTAAATCGGGATTCAATCCGGATATTACCGAGTTCGTCGGATGCCTCGATCTGCCGATTAAAAAACAGACTTATTCCGTCTGGCAAAAATTAGAACCTTGGTATCTCAAACTTCATAAAAAAATCGCCAAAAACGCTTTTTACTAA
- a CDS encoding peptidoglycan bridge formation glycyltransferase FemA/FemB family protein, producing the protein MSELNRENWDSFILSHDGSFLQSWAWGQFQKAAGKEVLYLKENDWQALIIINPLRFGKTYFYAPYGPVFDNQKNDAETVFANFLNKIRSIAKDHDTIFLKIEPKTSDEKIASALQNLGFKKAEKSIQPENSLIIDISRAEHEIFESFEKRCRNEIKQADKKNVALCTDSTDAGIKNFLELLEKTAKRDSFRTHPIAYYQTLINALKPAGQVDLFFAKIGAEIISGCIVVYFGKTASYIHAASSGSYRAANALVWFAMKEAKRKLCENFDMYGVSPAGADEKHPWHGLTKFKESFGGKRTHYIGAYDHPFSGFWFKLYKLGKKFTQ; encoded by the coding sequence ATGTCAGAACTAAATCGCGAAAACTGGGATTCGTTTATTTTAAGCCACGACGGCTCTTTTTTGCAATCCTGGGCATGGGGTCAATTTCAAAAAGCCGCCGGCAAAGAAGTTCTGTACCTAAAAGAAAACGACTGGCAAGCTTTGATCATAATCAATCCCCTGCGCTTTGGAAAAACTTATTTTTACGCGCCATATGGCCCGGTTTTTGACAATCAAAAAAACGACGCGGAAACCGTCTTTGCAAATTTTTTGAATAAGATTAGATCCATCGCCAAAGATCATGATACGATCTTCCTGAAAATAGAGCCGAAAACGTCCGACGAGAAAATCGCTTCCGCTCTTCAAAACTTAGGATTTAAAAAAGCCGAAAAATCCATTCAGCCCGAAAATTCGCTGATCATAGATATCTCTCGAGCGGAGCACGAGATCTTCGAAAGCTTTGAGAAACGCTGCCGAAACGAGATCAAGCAAGCTGACAAAAAAAATGTGGCGCTTTGCACTGACTCGACTGATGCGGGCATAAAAAATTTCCTGGAACTTCTCGAAAAAACCGCCAAACGCGATTCTTTCCGGACTCATCCGATCGCCTACTATCAAACGCTTATTAACGCCCTCAAACCCGCCGGCCAAGTTGATCTGTTTTTTGCCAAAATCGGCGCGGAAATAATCTCGGGATGCATCGTGGTTTATTTTGGAAAAACCGCCTCATATATTCACGCGGCTTCAAGCGGCTCTTACCGCGCCGCCAACGCGCTGGTCTGGTTCGCCATGAAAGAAGCGAAAAGAAAGCTTTGCGAAAATTTTGATATGTATGGCGTTTCTCCGGCCGGAGCGGATGAAAAACATCCGTGGCACGGACTGACTAAATTCAAAGAAAGCTTTGGCGGCAAAAGAACGCATTATATCGGAGCGTACGATCATCCTTTTTCCGGCTTCTGGTTCAAACTTTATAAATTAGGAAAAAAATTCACCCAGTGA
- a CDS encoding peptidylprolyl isomerase, whose product MQEKKQQAPQQAQQEVKVTEDFNKNIKDLGLVILIVAVAGWALFKYDSRNENNNSNNQTKEQTMEKPAIKQVEKPTKEEAAKYDAIADKKIVVIETNKGVIKAKLYAKDAPYTVASFMKLIENGLYDGLIFHRVIAGFMIQGGDPYGNGTGGPGYKFDDELNAKTVSYKAGYKKGVLAMANSGPNTNGSQFFIMLEDYQLPKNYTIFGKVTVGQEVVDAIGKVATDKSNDKPLEDVKITKVYLEDVK is encoded by the coding sequence ATGCAAGAGAAAAAACAGCAAGCGCCGCAGCAAGCGCAACAAGAAGTAAAAGTTACGGAAGATTTTAACAAAAACATCAAAGACCTGGGGTTGGTGATCCTGATCGTAGCCGTCGCCGGCTGGGCGCTTTTTAAGTATGACTCAAGAAATGAAAATAATAATTCAAATAATCAAACTAAAGAACAAACTATGGAAAAACCAGCGATAAAGCAAGTTGAAAAACCGACCAAAGAGGAAGCCGCGAAATATGACGCGATTGCGGACAAAAAAATCGTGGTTATCGAAACCAATAAAGGCGTAATAAAAGCGAAGCTTTATGCGAAAGACGCGCCTTATACGGTGGCGAGTTTTATGAAATTGATCGAAAACGGCTTATATGATGGCTTGATCTTTCATCGGGTAATTGCCGGTTTTATGATCCAGGGAGGCGATCCTTACGGAAATGGCACTGGCGGACCCGGCTATAAATTTGACGATGAACTGAATGCAAAAACTGTTTCTTACAAGGCAGGCTATAAAAAAGGCGTTCTGGCTATGGCAAATTCCGGTCCGAATACCAACGGCAGTCAGTTTTTTATTATGTTAGAGGACTATCAACTACCGAAGAACTATACGATTTTTGGAAAAGTTACCGTCGGCCAAGAAGTGGTGGACGCGATTGGCAAAGTGGCGACAGATAAGAGTAATGATAAACCTCTCGAAGACGTGAAAATAACAAAAGTTTATTTAGAGGATGTAAAATAG
- a CDS encoding integrase core domain-containing protein has translation MITAKALHKARVLAFWEKHGLEAALDAFKTKERTLYGWKAKFISGGRKPEALNEKSKAPIIRRKRLWPEEVISEIKRLRFKHPNLGKDKIHPLLKKFCQEHNQRCPESSTIGRLIMDLGGLRIFPQKVTHFGKIKPLKRKKVLRKPKDFKAEYPGHLVALDSIEKFVYGIRRYIITFEDIHTRFAFAWATTSHASKAAKDFFDYCQKAFPFPFTFVLTDNGSEFKKHFNEELNRLHLIHYHTYPRTPKMNAHIERFNRTIQDEFIDYHLGELENPDNFNRKVIDYLLWYNTERPHCAFQNKLSPVQYLLSLPRNLKINEECKKGWTYTIY, from the coding sequence ATGATCACTGCCAAAGCATTGCATAAAGCTCGAGTATTGGCTTTCTGGGAGAAGCACGGGCTGGAAGCCGCGCTTGATGCCTTTAAGACCAAGGAGAGAACTCTCTATGGCTGGAAAGCCAAGTTTATCAGCGGCGGCAGAAAGCCCGAAGCTCTGAACGAGAAATCCAAAGCCCCAATAATCAGAAGAAAAAGATTGTGGCCGGAAGAAGTGATCTCTGAAATCAAACGATTAAGATTCAAGCATCCCAATCTGGGTAAAGATAAAATTCATCCTTTGCTTAAAAAGTTCTGCCAAGAGCATAATCAACGATGCCCCGAATCTTCCACTATCGGCAGGCTGATTATGGACTTAGGGGGCTTAAGAATATTTCCTCAAAAAGTCACTCATTTTGGCAAGATCAAACCTCTTAAAAGAAAGAAAGTATTGCGTAAGCCAAAGGATTTTAAAGCAGAATATCCGGGACATTTGGTTGCTTTGGATTCCATAGAGAAATTCGTATACGGAATCAGAAGATACATAATTACCTTTGAAGACATTCACACCAGATTTGCTTTTGCCTGGGCCACCACCAGCCACGCCTCAAAAGCCGCTAAAGATTTTTTTGATTACTGCCAGAAAGCTTTCCCGTTTCCTTTTACTTTCGTTTTAACCGATAACGGCTCTGAATTCAAGAAGCATTTTAACGAAGAATTAAATCGCTTGCATTTGATTCATTATCATACCTACCCCAGAACTCCTAAAATGAACGCGCATATTGAAAGATTCAACCGCACGATTCAAGATGAATTCATTGATTACCATCTAGGAGAGTTGGAAAATCCTGACAATTTCAACCGAAAAGTTATTGATTATCTTTTATGGTATAATACCGAAAGACCGCATTGTGCTTTTCAAAACAAATTATCGCCGGTGCAATATCTCCTATCCTTGCCAAGAAATTTAAAAATTAACGAGGAGTGCAAAAAAGGGTGGACTTATACAATTTATTGA